The following proteins are encoded in a genomic region of Methylibium petroleiphilum PM1:
- a CDS encoding undecaprenyl-diphosphate phosphatase has protein sequence MDILLLVKAAIMGIVEGLTEFLPISSTGHLILTASLLNFTGEIVKVFDIAIQTGAMFAVIWEYRVRLRATVAGITHEAVAQRFVRNLLIAFVPAVISGLALGGLIKEHLFHPVPVATAFVVGGLIILWVERRHRALFGDRDLEGGRVARVETIDDMSALDALKVGLVQCAALIPGTSRSGATIIGAMLFGFSRKAATEFSFFLGIPTLMGAGAYSLIKQRDLLSWGDLPVFAVGVVFAFLSALVCIRWLIRYVSTHDFTVFAWYRIAFGGLVLLSAWGGWVDWKD, from the coding sequence TTGGACATCCTGCTGCTCGTCAAGGCCGCGATCATGGGCATCGTCGAGGGACTCACCGAGTTCCTGCCGATCTCGAGCACCGGACACCTGATCCTGACCGCGTCGCTGCTCAACTTCACCGGCGAGATCGTGAAGGTGTTCGACATCGCGATCCAGACCGGCGCCATGTTCGCCGTGATCTGGGAGTACCGGGTGCGCCTGCGGGCCACGGTGGCCGGCATCACGCACGAGGCGGTGGCGCAGCGCTTCGTGCGCAACCTGCTGATCGCCTTCGTGCCGGCGGTCATCTCCGGCCTCGCGCTGGGCGGGCTGATCAAGGAGCACCTGTTCCATCCGGTGCCGGTGGCGACGGCCTTCGTGGTCGGCGGGCTGATCATCCTGTGGGTCGAGCGCCGCCACCGGGCGCTGTTCGGTGATCGCGATCTCGAGGGCGGGCGCGTGGCGCGCGTCGAGACGATCGACGACATGAGCGCCCTCGACGCCCTGAAGGTCGGCCTGGTGCAGTGCGCGGCGCTGATCCCGGGCACCAGCCGCTCGGGCGCCACCATCATCGGTGCGATGCTGTTCGGCTTTTCGCGCAAGGCGGCCACCGAGTTCAGCTTCTTCCTTGGTATCCCGACGCTGATGGGCGCCGGCGCCTATTCGCTGATCAAGCAGCGTGACCTGCTGAGCTGGGGCGACCTGCCGGTGTTCGCGGTCGGTGTGGTGTTCGCCTTCCTCAGCGCGCTGGTCTGCATCCGCTGGCTGATCCGCTACGTGTCGACGCACGACTTCACCGTGTTCGCCTGGTACCGCATCGCCTTCGGCGGCCTGGTGCTGCTGAGCGCCTGGGGCGGCTGGGTGGACTGGAAGGACTGA
- a CDS encoding glycosyltransferase family 4 protein, translating to MKGDAVGIYVGSLYEEKRIEFMLATAQQIHDKIPGFEFLVVGDGPQRSIVESFCAAHPWATYLGIRKGQEKVDLIGLAKVMINPGLVGLSILDAFVLGTPMITTDCGLHSPEIAYLQDGVNGVMTANSAEAYASTVAAILTDTTALDRLRAGCERSAAQYTIQNMAVNFANGVEACASQPIFRRHQANDVIGND from the coding sequence TTGAAGGGCGATGCCGTCGGCATCTACGTTGGCTCTCTCTACGAAGAGAAGCGAATCGAGTTCATGTTGGCCACTGCGCAGCAGATCCACGACAAGATCCCGGGGTTCGAGTTCCTCGTGGTTGGCGACGGCCCGCAACGCTCGATCGTCGAGTCGTTCTGCGCCGCCCACCCCTGGGCCACCTACCTCGGCATCCGCAAGGGCCAGGAGAAGGTCGATCTGATCGGCCTGGCCAAGGTCATGATCAATCCGGGCCTGGTCGGCCTGAGCATCCTCGATGCCTTCGTGCTTGGCACGCCGATGATCACAACGGACTGCGGCCTCCACAGCCCGGAGATCGCGTACCTGCAAGACGGCGTGAACGGCGTCATGACCGCGAATTCGGCCGAGGCCTACGCGTCCACGGTCGCCGCGATCCTCACCGACACCACGGCGCTGGATCGGCTGCGTGCCGGCTGCGAACGCAGCGCCGCCCAGTACACCATTCAGAACATGGCCGTCAATTTTGCGAACGGCGTCGAGGCCTGCGCGTCTCAACCGATCTTTCGCCGCCATCAAGCCAATGACGTCATTGGCAATGATTAA
- a CDS encoding right-handed parallel beta-helix repeat-containing protein yields MKLTFAASISPVNFDRQQYQDIYSVRATKNRHWLSRSASIMALASAALLVGCGGGGGSGASDSVTAQDAPTDSASAENASPNVKAAADTTTTTSWATCATERQTCSFTGTRSVRYGTTTNYVTRTFTGGVACSNAVFGDPAYGQTKTCWISQATTATTTTTAPAPTTTTSSSTTWTQCAIENQSCAFTGTRSVRYGTTSQFVTATYTGGVACNNSTFGDPAVGQTKTCWYNGTTTTATTPTTTTPTNTSTVTSPTPTSSASSVSGGAGPSVTSFTNSGPITARTGQVIERVRVTSSSGSCITIPTGVTNVTIRDSEIGPCGQPGDTSAKGIDIQSGASNITVQRNYIHDMATALYAAGARHPIIFDRNRVTNIRGPFPRGQMVQFNGVKSGTSGSKVTCNVSDVQGATYSNVEDHINMYDSGGLSNDRTEIAYNRLRGGSPTSNSGTAIMVGDGASGGNAWVHHNTIVNVRNVGIGVAGGTNIDVESNRIYMDRAATYTNVGLYVWSQGGGSCSGHSVTGNRAWVNSSNGAQNPWWNGGNCGAVELVSNVWGDTSLSSSMFNEVPSQCQ; encoded by the coding sequence ATGAAACTCACTTTTGCCGCCTCCATTTCCCCTGTTAATTTTGACAGGCAGCAATACCAAGACATTTATTCCGTTCGCGCAACCAAGAATCGTCACTGGCTTTCACGTTCAGCGTCGATCATGGCGTTGGCATCCGCGGCGCTCCTCGTCGGCTGCGGCGGCGGCGGCGGCTCCGGCGCCAGCGACAGCGTTACGGCCCAAGACGCGCCGACCGACAGCGCATCTGCCGAGAATGCTTCACCGAACGTCAAGGCGGCTGCGGATACAACCACGACGACCTCGTGGGCAACCTGCGCGACCGAACGCCAGACGTGCTCATTCACTGGAACCCGCTCGGTCCGCTACGGCACGACGACGAACTACGTCACGCGCACCTTCACTGGCGGAGTGGCCTGCAGCAACGCCGTCTTTGGTGATCCGGCATACGGACAGACCAAGACGTGCTGGATCAGTCAAGCGACGACCGCTACGACGACCACGACCGCGCCGGCCCCTACGACGACCACGTCGAGCAGCACGACCTGGACTCAGTGCGCTATCGAGAACCAGAGCTGCGCCTTCACGGGAACGCGGTCCGTCCGCTACGGCACAACCAGCCAATTCGTCACAGCCACCTACACCGGCGGTGTCGCCTGCAACAACAGCACGTTCGGTGATCCCGCCGTCGGGCAGACCAAGACGTGCTGGTACAACGGCACGACGACCACCGCAACGACGCCCACGACTACGACGCCGACCAACACCTCGACTGTCACGTCACCGACGCCTACGTCGTCCGCCTCATCGGTCTCCGGCGGCGCGGGACCCAGCGTCACGTCGTTCACCAATTCCGGCCCGATCACGGCTCGGACGGGGCAGGTAATCGAACGAGTGCGCGTGACCTCGTCGAGCGGCTCCTGCATCACCATTCCGACCGGCGTGACTAACGTGACGATCCGCGACTCTGAGATCGGACCTTGCGGGCAACCGGGTGACACCAGTGCCAAGGGCATCGACATCCAGAGCGGCGCGTCGAATATCACCGTACAGCGCAACTACATCCACGACATGGCGACCGCGCTGTACGCGGCCGGGGCTCGCCATCCCATCATCTTCGATCGCAATCGCGTCACCAACATCCGTGGTCCCTTCCCTCGCGGCCAGATGGTGCAGTTCAATGGCGTGAAATCGGGAACGAGCGGCAGCAAGGTAACGTGCAACGTGTCCGACGTGCAAGGCGCCACGTACAGCAATGTCGAGGATCACATCAACATGTACGATTCCGGTGGGCTATCGAACGACCGCACCGAGATCGCGTACAACCGTCTGCGCGGTGGTTCCCCCACCAGCAACTCCGGCACGGCGATCATGGTCGGCGATGGAGCTTCGGGCGGCAACGCCTGGGTGCACCACAACACGATCGTCAACGTGCGCAACGTCGGGATCGGCGTGGCGGGCGGGACGAACATTGACGTCGAATCCAATCGGATCTACATGGACCGGGCGGCCACCTATACCAATGTCGGCCTGTACGTGTGGAGCCAAGGTGGCGGCTCGTGCAGCGGGCACTCGGTCACCGGCAACCGCGCCTGGGTAAACAGTTCCAACGGTGCCCAGAATCCGTGGTGGAATGGTGGCAATTGTGGTGCAGTGGAACTGGTGAGCAACGTGTGGGGCGACACCTCGCTCTCCTCCTCGATGTTCAACGAGGTTCCCTCGCAATGCCAGTGA
- a CDS encoding oligosaccharide flippase family protein, translating into MSEASSITGRAFRALKWNYIGTIGRIVATFASQIILARLLGPEPFGTFGYAFLTVSLVSLIVEMGLQHALIQTQDLTDEMIAVSCGRLMLVGALASLIIFVLADQIALHAFANPAAAPVIRAMAPSLIVSAGISAATAILSRDIEFKVVQLSALGAYIIGYMIIGVVAASLGLGVWSLVLAWYGCTVITLIVMIYYSPRAVRLGNPFRKLSITRFGNVIMLTNVVNWAIDSTAHVIVGRTFGAGALGQFTVANNLVKTPSDHLIRNLQTVLLPLASRAQDNDAGLRRAYLTVIAGVAAIVFPTFLFIGVMAEPTVTLLLGSKWTSAAPLLLPLALGAIAHSIEALCGPVLTGRGDPGVELNVKAFTLLLMVPVLLVTSQWSIVAVAWGLAFVFVVRWFWMNAALMKRIDLSYAEVGQALRGPVFLAAIAGGVGALVNMAHAAYLPGGPALVHLLLGVVVASAVIIGALAWAPTLVLGTQLLQLLEQLCATHPGLMRVPGVRHLAESARRFAV; encoded by the coding sequence ATGAGCGAAGCCTCCAGCATCACGGGTCGCGCCTTCCGCGCCCTTAAATGGAACTATATCGGCACGATTGGGCGCATAGTCGCCACGTTTGCCAGCCAAATCATCTTGGCGCGGCTGCTGGGTCCGGAACCGTTCGGGACGTTCGGCTATGCGTTCCTGACGGTGTCGCTGGTATCGCTGATTGTGGAGATGGGACTGCAGCATGCCCTGATTCAAACGCAGGACTTGACGGACGAAATGATCGCCGTCTCTTGTGGGCGCTTGATGCTGGTGGGCGCACTGGCTTCATTGATCATTTTCGTGTTGGCCGATCAGATCGCATTGCATGCCTTCGCCAACCCCGCCGCAGCGCCCGTCATACGCGCCATGGCACCGTCTTTGATCGTAAGCGCCGGCATCTCGGCCGCCACGGCGATATTGAGCCGCGATATCGAGTTCAAGGTCGTACAGTTGTCTGCGCTGGGCGCTTACATCATCGGCTACATGATCATTGGCGTCGTCGCCGCCTCATTGGGCCTTGGCGTGTGGAGCTTGGTGCTGGCGTGGTACGGGTGCACTGTGATCACACTGATCGTGATGATCTATTACTCGCCGCGTGCCGTGCGTCTCGGTAACCCGTTCAGAAAGCTGTCGATCACTCGCTTCGGAAACGTGATCATGCTGACCAACGTGGTCAATTGGGCGATCGACAGCACGGCTCACGTGATCGTGGGCAGAACATTCGGGGCTGGCGCCCTGGGCCAGTTCACGGTCGCCAACAATCTGGTGAAGACGCCGTCCGACCATCTGATACGCAATCTGCAGACCGTGCTGCTGCCATTGGCCTCCCGTGCGCAGGACAACGATGCGGGTCTTCGGCGCGCGTATCTGACGGTCATCGCCGGCGTGGCCGCCATCGTGTTCCCGACGTTTCTGTTCATCGGCGTGATGGCGGAGCCCACGGTCACGCTGCTGCTGGGCTCAAAGTGGACCAGTGCTGCGCCGCTGCTGTTGCCGCTGGCGCTGGGCGCCATTGCGCACTCCATCGAGGCGCTCTGTGGCCCGGTCTTGACGGGGCGAGGAGATCCTGGCGTGGAGTTGAACGTCAAGGCGTTCACGCTCCTTCTCATGGTCCCGGTGCTTTTGGTCACATCTCAGTGGTCCATCGTGGCGGTAGCATGGGGGTTGGCGTTCGTGTTTGTCGTGCGCTGGTTCTGGATGAACGCTGCGCTCATGAAGCGAATCGATCTTTCTTATGCTGAAGTGGGTCAGGCTCTGCGCGGACCGGTCTTCCTCGCCGCCATTGCAGGAGGCGTGGGCGCGCTGGTGAATATGGCCCACGCCGCCTACCTGCCTGGCGGACCTGCGCTGGTCCATCTGTTGTTGGGCGTCGTAGTCGCATCTGCCGTGATCATCGGTGCACTCGCGTGGGCGCCCACGTTGGTTCTGGGTACGCAACTGTTGCAGTTGCTGGAGCAACTCTGCGCGACCCATCCCGGACTCATGCGCGTGCCCGGCGTGCGTCATCTTGCTGAATCCGCACGCCGGTTCGCCGTATGA
- a CDS encoding glycosyltransferase family 4 protein yields the protein MRILIVHNAYQQRGGEDAVVESETRLLRSREHEVRVFTRHNDEIQGLGKGALAQKTLWSRDSVAEINDTVSKWRPDIVHVHNTFPLISPSVYWAVAAQGIPVVQTLHNFRLICPQAMFLREGRVCEDCLGHSTWRAVTRGCYRNSKLQSAVLTGMLGLHRSIGTYRNKVTRYIALNDFCRRKFIEGGLPADKVVVKPNFVDYPAPTAADRQGFLFVGRLSVEKGIGALAEAARHVPEVPIRIAGTGPEAHLLQDVPNATMLGALGGDDVRRQMETATALILPSIWYENFPRTLVEAFAAGLPVIGSRLGALEELIEDGVTGLLFDPGDAGQLASKIRWAQSNVTAMAEMGHHARARYEKNFTADKNYEQLIYIYRDAILAAKMK from the coding sequence ATGCGCATCCTCATCGTCCACAACGCTTATCAGCAGCGCGGGGGGGAAGACGCTGTCGTCGAATCGGAGACCCGGTTGCTGCGATCGCGCGAGCACGAAGTCCGGGTTTTTACCCGGCACAACGATGAGATACAGGGTTTGGGCAAGGGCGCCCTGGCGCAGAAAACCCTATGGTCGCGAGATTCCGTGGCAGAGATCAATGACACGGTATCCAAATGGCGCCCGGATATCGTTCATGTTCACAATACGTTCCCGCTCATTTCGCCGTCGGTGTATTGGGCGGTGGCGGCCCAGGGAATACCAGTCGTCCAAACCCTGCACAACTTCCGCCTGATTTGTCCGCAGGCGATGTTCCTGCGTGAAGGTCGCGTGTGTGAGGACTGCCTCGGGCACAGCACCTGGCGGGCCGTCACGCGCGGGTGCTATCGAAATTCCAAGCTGCAAAGCGCCGTGCTGACGGGCATGCTGGGGTTGCATCGGTCTATCGGCACCTACCGAAACAAGGTCACCCGTTATATAGCATTGAACGATTTCTGCCGGCGCAAATTCATCGAAGGTGGATTACCCGCGGACAAGGTGGTCGTCAAGCCCAACTTCGTGGATTACCCTGCGCCCACCGCCGCTGATCGGCAAGGGTTCCTGTTCGTGGGGCGTCTGTCAGTCGAGAAGGGCATCGGTGCACTGGCCGAGGCGGCACGGCACGTACCCGAGGTGCCGATTCGCATCGCGGGAACCGGCCCGGAGGCGCACTTGCTGCAGGACGTTCCTAACGCCACGATGCTGGGCGCGTTGGGGGGCGACGACGTTCGCCGCCAGATGGAAACCGCAACTGCGCTCATCCTCCCGAGTATTTGGTATGAGAACTTTCCCCGCACGCTGGTCGAAGCCTTTGCCGCGGGGTTGCCGGTGATCGGCAGTCGCTTGGGTGCTCTGGAGGAACTGATTGAAGATGGGGTCACCGGACTGCTGTTCGATCCGGGCGACGCCGGTCAACTCGCAAGCAAGATTCGTTGGGCTCAATCGAACGTCACCGCAATGGCGGAAATGGGGCACCATGCGCGGGCGCGCTACGAAAAAAATTTCACCGCGGATAAAAACTACGAGCAATTGATTTATATATATCGGGACGCAATTTTAGCCGCCAAGATGAAGTAG
- a CDS encoding LysR family transcriptional regulator, which produces MRELNLDQLRTLVSIADLGTFSAAARALHLAQPTVSLHIGELESRLGTPLVVRGSRRVSPTAAGAALIDRARRLLRDADEAIDTVQRHARGQAGRVRLGTSTGVIVHLLPQVLKVLEHEHAGIDVEVAILGSNHCMERLTAGTLDIGLIALPQPPVRDLVVTHWRNDPMRAFVPPRWRAPRAATPDWLAAQPLIFNDATTRMYRMTMEWFAAAGHAPRARIELNYTEAIKSLVAAGYGAAILPMESSAVAVAAGADPVQLIPLRPALTRSLGVAHRAPSSLDGATRIVLATLERFRQR; this is translated from the coding sequence ATGCGTGAGCTCAACCTCGACCAACTGCGCACCCTGGTGTCGATCGCCGACCTGGGCACGTTCTCGGCCGCCGCGAGGGCGCTGCACCTGGCTCAACCCACAGTCAGCCTGCACATCGGCGAGCTGGAATCGCGGCTCGGAACGCCGCTGGTCGTGCGCGGCAGCCGGCGCGTCTCGCCCACGGCCGCCGGCGCCGCGCTGATCGATCGTGCCCGGCGCCTGCTGCGCGACGCTGACGAGGCCATCGACACCGTGCAGCGCCACGCCCGCGGTCAGGCCGGGCGCGTGCGCCTGGGCACCTCGACCGGTGTGATCGTGCACCTGCTGCCGCAGGTGCTGAAGGTGCTCGAACATGAGCATGCGGGCATCGATGTGGAGGTGGCCATCCTCGGATCGAACCACTGCATGGAGCGGCTCACCGCCGGCACGCTGGACATCGGCCTGATCGCACTGCCGCAGCCGCCGGTGCGCGATCTCGTGGTGACGCACTGGCGCAACGACCCGATGAGGGCCTTCGTGCCGCCGCGCTGGCGTGCCCCCCGGGCGGCCACGCCGGACTGGCTGGCCGCGCAGCCGCTGATCTTCAACGATGCGACGACCCGCATGTACCGGATGACGATGGAGTGGTTTGCCGCCGCCGGCCACGCGCCGCGTGCCCGTATCGAGCTCAACTACACGGAGGCGATCAAGAGCCTGGTAGCGGCCGGGTATGGCGCCGCGATCCTGCCGATGGAGAGCTCGGCAGTCGCGGTGGCCGCGGGCGCCGATCCGGTGCAGCTGATCCCGCTGCGACCGGCGCTGACCCGCAGCCTCGGCGTGGCGCACCGCGCGCCGTCGTCGCTGGACGGCGCGACGCGGATCGTGCTCGCCACGCTGGAACGCTTCAGGCAGCGCTGA
- a CDS encoding DUF1127 domain-containing protein, protein MTPSSDTGSGLRPSLLRWLRAAWSTRRRRLAAERALQALSEHELKDLGIGRSEIPALARMPR, encoded by the coding sequence ATGACACCGAGTTCCGACACCGGGTCCGGCCTGCGGCCGTCCCTGCTGCGCTGGCTGCGCGCGGCGTGGTCGACGCGCCGCCGACGCCTCGCCGCCGAACGCGCACTGCAGGCCCTGTCAGAGCATGAACTGAAGGATCTCGGCATCGGCCGCTCGGAGATCCCGGCATTGGCGCGGATGCCCCGTTAG
- a CDS encoding acyltransferase family protein, producing MVAAMRAAVENPAVSLIRRLQVIRFPLVVSVIFHHNGMGTVRLADGVNMSAGPLSLWAQFIQGFISYGLGGIRMPTFFLISGYLFFTGFDRGGDWLSKKLASRTRSVLFPLLIWNAIAIVLLLIAQNAGPTRVLFSGAGAWSQSIIGFGWFDYVNALLGIRSDPILYPLWFLRDLFLMCLLAPVYFVLPRIVQHVLGKR from the coding sequence ATGGTCGCCGCCATGCGAGCTGCAGTAGAAAATCCTGCGGTGAGCCTTATTCGTCGTCTCCAAGTCATTCGATTCCCGCTGGTGGTGAGCGTTATTTTCCACCACAACGGCATGGGGACAGTGCGGCTGGCCGATGGAGTCAATATGTCGGCGGGGCCCCTATCGCTCTGGGCGCAATTCATTCAGGGGTTTATATCGTACGGATTGGGGGGCATTCGGATGCCCACGTTTTTCCTGATCAGTGGATATCTCTTCTTCACTGGGTTCGACCGAGGTGGCGATTGGCTGTCCAAGAAGCTGGCCAGTCGGACGCGCAGCGTGCTGTTTCCACTGTTGATCTGGAATGCCATCGCCATCGTGTTGCTGCTGATCGCACAGAATGCGGGGCCGACCCGCGTGCTGTTTTCCGGGGCGGGCGCGTGGAGTCAATCCATCATCGGCTTTGGATGGTTTGACTACGTGAACGCCTTGCTCGGCATCCGCAGCGACCCCATCCTCTACCCGCTCTGGTTCTTGCGCGACCTGTTCCTGATGTGCCTGCTCGCGCCGGTGTACTTCGTGCTGCCGCGAATCGTCCAGCACGTCTTAGGGAAGCGCTGA
- a CDS encoding IS5 family transposase, translating to MKQTSFATAEYAGKKRQTRRERFLAEMNVVVPWARLEALIEPHYPKSGKVGRPPIGVPRMLRMYFLQQWYTLADEALEDALYDSQAMREFIGIDLGRENVPDATTLLKFRRLLEQHDLTSAILAEVNAHLTERGLLMRQGTVVDATIIAAPSSTKNEDGKRDPEMHQTKKGNQWHFGMKMHSGVDAESGLIHSVVCTAANEADVAHAHELLHGQESQVHGDSGYTGIQRRDEITTAQEEGRLRQDMDWRIAMKRGQLKAMPEGPAKAMHEWFERRKAQVRAIVEHPFHVIKNLFGYRKVSYRGISKNEARAKAHAALANLYIARRRLLAQGLSASAA from the coding sequence ATGAAGCAGACGAGTTTTGCCACTGCCGAGTACGCCGGCAAGAAGCGCCAGACGCGCCGGGAGCGCTTCCTGGCCGAGATGAACGTGGTGGTTCCGTGGGCGCGGCTTGAGGCGCTGATCGAGCCGCACTACCCGAAGAGCGGCAAGGTGGGCCGACCGCCGATTGGCGTGCCGCGGATGCTGCGCATGTACTTCCTGCAGCAGTGGTACACGCTGGCCGACGAGGCACTGGAAGACGCGCTGTACGACAGCCAGGCCATGCGCGAGTTCATCGGCATCGACCTTGGGCGGGAGAACGTACCCGACGCCACAACGCTGCTGAAGTTCCGCCGCCTGCTCGAGCAGCACGACTTGACGTCGGCCATCCTGGCCGAGGTCAACGCGCACCTCACCGAGCGTGGGCTGCTGATGCGCCAGGGCACGGTGGTGGACGCCACCATCATTGCCGCGCCAAGTTCGACGAAGAACGAGGACGGCAAGCGCGACCCCGAGATGCACCAGACCAAGAAGGGGAACCAGTGGCACTTCGGGATGAAGATGCACTCGGGCGTGGATGCCGAGTCGGGTCTGATCCACAGCGTGGTCTGCACCGCGGCCAACGAGGCTGACGTGGCGCACGCGCACGAACTGCTGCATGGCCAGGAGAGCCAAGTTCACGGCGACAGCGGCTACACCGGCATCCAGAGGCGAGACGAGATCACGACGGCGCAGGAAGAGGGCAGGCTGCGCCAGGACATGGATTGGCGTATCGCCATGAAGCGCGGCCAACTCAAGGCCATGCCCGAAGGGCCGGCCAAGGCGATGCACGAGTGGTTCGAACGGCGCAAGGCTCAGGTGCGGGCCATCGTCGAACACCCGTTCCACGTCATCAAGAACCTGTTCGGCTACCGCAAGGTCAGCTACCGCGGGATCTCCAAGAACGAAGCTCGCGCGAAGGCGCACGCTGCGCTGGCCAACTTGTACATCGCCCGGCGCCGATTGCTGGCCCAAGGCCTCAGTGCGTCTGCTGCATGA
- a CDS encoding WecB/TagA/CpsF family glycosyltransferase: MKNALIAGLPISTATEAEVLEAMAREISEKSAGHIVSITNTETLYHGLHNPVIERHIRTADFSLCDGVGVVVAGWAWGHSVKRVTGPHLQLAASHYGQARKWRHFFYGGKDGVAEQMAERLTARYPELIVCGTYSPPFKALSPEEDQAIVDCINATQPDIVWVGLGLPKQETWIQEHLGRVNATWMIGVGAAFDYHAGTVPWAPPFFQAVGLEWAFRLAREPRLRGRRYGRSLIFVVRAGLEGLLKLRFLRPAFAAATHPSRPGRSAATSSG, translated from the coding sequence ATGAAAAACGCATTGATTGCAGGCCTTCCCATCAGCACGGCGACCGAGGCGGAGGTACTAGAAGCCATGGCGCGTGAGATCTCTGAGAAGTCTGCCGGTCACATCGTGTCCATCACGAACACCGAAACGCTCTACCACGGCCTCCACAACCCGGTGATCGAACGACACATCCGGACGGCCGATTTCTCTTTGTGCGACGGGGTCGGCGTGGTCGTTGCGGGCTGGGCGTGGGGGCACAGCGTCAAACGCGTCACGGGCCCGCACCTGCAACTGGCGGCCTCGCACTACGGGCAGGCGAGGAAATGGCGGCACTTCTTCTACGGTGGCAAGGACGGCGTGGCGGAACAGATGGCCGAGCGCTTGACGGCTCGCTACCCCGAGTTGATCGTCTGCGGCACGTACTCGCCGCCGTTCAAGGCCTTGAGCCCCGAAGAAGATCAGGCCATCGTCGACTGCATCAATGCCACGCAACCGGACATAGTCTGGGTCGGCCTCGGATTGCCCAAGCAGGAAACCTGGATCCAGGAGCACCTGGGTCGCGTCAACGCCACGTGGATGATCGGTGTCGGAGCCGCCTTTGATTACCACGCCGGCACCGTCCCATGGGCGCCGCCGTTCTTCCAGGCGGTCGGTCTCGAATGGGCGTTCCGCCTAGCGCGGGAGCCTCGGTTGCGCGGGCGCCGTTATGGGCGCTCGCTGATCTTCGTGGTTCGCGCGGGTCTTGAGGGGCTACTCAAGCTCCGCTTCCTGCGCCCGGCCTTCGCTGCAGCCACTCACCCCTCTCGCCCCGGCCGTTCCGCAGCAACCTCCTCAGGCTGA
- a CDS encoding IS3-like element ISMpe1 family transposase (programmed frameshift) has product MNDKQVRGKYTQEFKLEAVRLVRAGQSVGMTAKVLGIPKASLSNWVRSSEQGQLGGAGDRPVTPEQMELARLRAELARVKMERDIGKKSGGVLCAGCSAKYAWIRTMKESWPVSLSCEVLGVSVSGYFEHQRRQYRRQPSRPGSGRLSDEALLAHVRAIHAEVRQEYGWPRMTKELCARGHRVGKERVRRLMQQHGIKARGRRKFVVTTDSKHNLPIAPDLLQRDFAADGPNAKWTSDITYIATDEGWLYLAAFIDLHSRMIVGWSMQPHMRASLVTDALRMAWFRRRPPPGLIVHTDRGSQYCSDEFQKALTGYGMRSSMSRKGDCWDNAPTESLWGRLKVGRLHGRKFATRRQAMDEVIDWMAFYNHRRLHSSLGYLSPRQYEERWVAAQLNKAA; this is encoded by the exons ATGAATGACAAGCAAGTGCGTGGGAAGTACACGCAGGAGTTCAAGCTGGAGGCCGTCAGGCTGGTCAGGGCAGGCCAGTCGGTGGGGATGACGGCGAAGGTGCTGGGCATTCCCAAGGCCAGCCTGAGCAACTGGGTGCGCTCCAGTGAGCAGGGGCAGCTTGGTGGCGCTGGCGACCGGCCGGTGACGCCAGAGCAGATGGAGCTGGCCAGGCTGAGGGCGGAACTGGCGCGCGTGAAGATGGAGCGCGACATCG GCAAAAAAAGCGGCGGCGTACTTTGCGCAGGATGTTCTGCAAAGTACGCCTGGATCCGGACGATGAAGGAGAGCTGGCCGGTGAGCCTGAGCTGCGAGGTGCTGGGCGTGAGCGTCAGCGGGTACTTCGAGCACCAACGCCGCCAGTATCGACGCCAGCCGAGCCGGCCGGGCTCGGGGCGTCTGAGCGACGAGGCCTTGCTGGCGCACGTGCGTGCCATTCACGCCGAGGTCCGTCAGGAGTACGGATGGCCGCGGATGACTAAGGAGCTGTGCGCCCGGGGCCACCGCGTCGGCAAGGAACGGGTTCGACGCCTGATGCAGCAGCACGGCATCAAGGCTCGGGGCCGCCGCAAGTTCGTCGTCACCACCGACAGCAAGCACAACCTGCCGATCGCGCCAGACCTGCTTCAGCGGGACTTCGCGGCCGACGGCCCCAACGCGAAGTGGACGAGCGACATCACCTACATCGCTACCGACGAAGGCTGGCTGTACCTGGCGGCCTTCATCGACTTGCACAGTCGGATGATCGTGGGCTGGAGCATGCAGCCCCACATGCGCGCCAGCCTGGTGACGGACGCGCTGCGCATGGCGTGGTTCCGGCGTCGGCCACCGCCGGGGCTGATCGTGCACACGGACCGCGGCAGCCAATACTGCAGCGACGAGTTCCAGAAGGCGCTGACCGGGTACGGGATGCGCTCGTCGATGAGCCGCAAGGGCGACTGCTGGGACAACGCGCCGACCGAGAGCCTGTGGGGGCGCCTGAAGGTCGGCAGACTGCATGGGCGTAAGTTCGCCACCAGGAGGCAGGCTATGGACGAGGTCATCGACTGGATGGCCTTCTACAACCACCGCCGGCTACATTCCTCGCTGGGCTACCTCAGCCCCAGGCAGTATGAAGAGCGCTGGGTCGCGGCACAGCTCAACAAGGCCGCGTAA